A single genomic interval of Lathyrus oleraceus cultivar Zhongwan6 chromosome 7, CAAS_Psat_ZW6_1.0, whole genome shotgun sequence harbors:
- the LOC127104762 gene encoding two-component response regulator ARR14-like has product MELFSTSLKVLAIHHDTIVLNEIQEMCDRYHYVVTKCTSASYAFHLLVERCGYFDMMLIDVCMANMDSYSFVQYVTLQHKIPVIVISSDATKSSVLKSIIHGACDYWVQPLHEKQFKTMWQHVARKTLMENKEDEDLGFLNVQFHKEPELVEISETDSHKEHHDLGFLKVRSAKEPELVEILETESHKEDEVLGFLEPHSHQEHEVFGIMEGPRHERKREREDDKAGKERGAKKSRLSWTPELHQQFVNAVNQLGVDGMNLSWLLYFLCLYSLTSQVMCIVVYFQRQNLERF; this is encoded by the exons ATGGAACTATTCTCAACTAGTCTCAAGGTCCTTGCCATTCATCATGACACTATTGTTCTTAATGAAATTCAAGAAATGTGTGATAGATATCATTATGTAGTAACCAAATGTACTTCAGCTTCTTATGCTTTTCATCTTCTCGTGGAAAGGTGTGGTTATTTTGATATGATGCTGATTGATGTTTGTATGGCAAACATGGATTCTTATAGCTTTGTTCAATATGtaaccctacaacacaaaatcCCTGTCATTG TGATTTCTTCTGATGCGACAAAAAGTTCTGTCCTAAAGTCTATAATTCATGGCGCCTGTGATTATTGGGTTCAACCTTTGCATGAAAAGCAATTCAAGACTATGTGGCAACACGTTGCCAGAAAAACTTTGATGGAGAATAAAGAAGATGAGGATCTTGGATTCTTGAATGTGCAATTCCATAAAGAACCTGAACTTGTTGAAATCTCGGAGACTGATAGTCATAAAGAACATCACGATCTTGGATTCTTGAAGGTTCGAAGTGCTAAAGAACCTGAACTTGTTGAAATCTTGGAGACGGAAAGTCATAAAGAAGATGAAGTTCTTGGATTCTTGGAACCACATAGCCATCAAGAACATGAAGTTTTTGGAATCATGGAGGGTCCTCGGCATGAAAGAAAACGGGAGAGAGAAGATGATAAAGCTGGAAAAGAAAGAGGTGCAAAAAAGAGTCGGCTATCATGGACGCCGGAACTGCATCAACAGTTTGTAAATGCTGTGAACCAACTTGGCGTAGATGGTATGAATCTTTCATGGTTATTATATTTTCTTTGTTTGTATTCTTTAACAAGTCAAGTTATGTGCATTGTTGTTTATTTTCAGAGGCAAAACCTAGAAAGATTCTGA